In Halobaculum limi, one DNA window encodes the following:
- a CDS encoding adenosylcobalamin-dependent ribonucleoside-diphosphate reductase, producing MSRADLDADDLVLPIKRTEGETLRERLTSNAYDNILPARYLRKDANGEPVESQEELFERVGHNVALAEAVYASDDPITVTPDQLKPDHPRRDELAEEVFGAGVTAEDDAETELTVYNVNKFAYETVVPELPDDVRTHVEEAADEFQELMERLAFMPNSPTLMNAGDELQQLSACFVDSPADDIDDIHQTAKEAAQVFQSGGGMGYAFWKLRPYGDAVGSTGGIASGPITFMRTFDQMCETIAQGGARRGAQMGVMRVSHPDVIQFLHAKNKDVSLANTLRLNDPDDFTHTSFADALDEARELIDEDGKVPKHLRNAVEGHLSNFNISVGVTDDFMEALENGEEFTFTNPRTEEPHVATPQTKELYDMFGLGEHVEVGEVLSVPAQKIWDHIVEGAHENGEPGVVYLERINKLHSFDVEEHPDHRILATNPCGEQPLEEYEACNLGHINLSTLADLDAPDWRVWYGANGDEYDSEQAAVEAFLEEAIDFEEFDHRIEMGTRFLENVVTMSDFPVPEIEQKVRDMRKIGLGVMGLAQLYIQLGVRYGSDAGNLIAEELMTHINHQSKAASHDLAEERGVFNDWEDSKYADPVRYADWFEQYVGEDPHDWEDGYPIRNHNTTTIAPTGTTSMVGNTTGGCEPIYNVAYYKNVSDDVQGDEMLVEFDDYFLRVLEANDIDVDEVKQEAQEQMASNQFDGVDGLDTVPDAIGELFVVTGDLTAKDHAGVQVACQKGVDSAISKTVNAPNDSTLEDAQEVFEYIYKHGGKGVTYYRDGTRSKQVLTTRADNTEFADESEAAEALVEQISEVFGGIEGFLENDDVQAALDEEVSGLLESADAKTVNIDYTEKRARPDSLRGVTQLIETGYGKMYITINEDPETGEPFELFANIGHSGGFTNSFTESLAKVISTALRSGVDPREIVDELQGTRSPKIAWDKGEQIQSIPDAIGTAMRRYLDDEVEKGYPEQTSLDEVGADATEPEADGGAAVESGAAETGAPGPEDAGDVQEQTDAVDELIANGESPECPDCGSMTLYYSEGCKTCESCGWSEC from the coding sequence ATGAGTCGCGCGGACCTCGACGCCGACGACCTCGTACTGCCGATCAAACGAACCGAAGGAGAGACGCTGCGCGAGCGACTCACCTCCAACGCCTACGACAACATCCTGCCCGCGCGCTACCTGCGCAAGGACGCGAACGGCGAACCCGTCGAGTCGCAGGAGGAACTGTTCGAGCGCGTTGGCCACAACGTCGCGCTCGCGGAGGCCGTCTACGCGAGCGACGATCCCATCACGGTCACGCCCGACCAACTGAAGCCCGACCACCCGCGCCGCGACGAACTCGCCGAAGAAGTGTTCGGCGCGGGCGTCACCGCCGAGGACGACGCCGAGACCGAACTGACCGTCTACAACGTCAACAAGTTCGCCTACGAGACGGTCGTGCCGGAACTCCCCGACGACGTGCGCACGCACGTCGAGGAGGCGGCCGACGAGTTCCAAGAACTGATGGAACGGCTCGCGTTTATGCCGAACTCGCCGACGCTGATGAACGCCGGCGACGAACTCCAGCAGTTGTCCGCGTGTTTCGTCGACTCGCCCGCCGACGACATCGACGACATCCACCAGACGGCCAAGGAGGCCGCGCAGGTGTTCCAGTCCGGCGGCGGGATGGGCTACGCCTTCTGGAAGCTCCGGCCGTACGGCGACGCCGTCGGCTCTACCGGTGGCATCGCCTCCGGTCCCATCACGTTCATGCGGACATTCGACCAGATGTGCGAGACCATCGCGCAAGGCGGCGCCCGCCGCGGTGCGCAGATGGGCGTGATGCGCGTCAGCCACCCGGACGTCATCCAGTTCCTCCACGCGAAGAACAAAGACGTCTCGCTGGCGAACACGCTGCGCCTGAACGACCCCGACGACTTCACGCACACGTCGTTCGCGGATGCGCTCGACGAGGCCCGCGAACTCATCGACGAGGACGGCAAGGTGCCCAAGCACCTCCGCAACGCCGTCGAGGGCCACCTGTCGAACTTCAATATCTCCGTCGGCGTCACCGACGACTTTATGGAGGCGCTGGAGAACGGCGAGGAGTTCACCTTCACCAACCCGCGCACGGAGGAACCGCACGTCGCGACGCCGCAGACGAAGGAACTGTACGATATGTTCGGCCTCGGCGAACACGTCGAGGTCGGCGAGGTGCTGTCGGTGCCGGCGCAGAAGATCTGGGATCACATCGTCGAGGGGGCCCACGAGAACGGCGAACCCGGCGTCGTCTACCTCGAACGCATCAACAAACTCCACTCGTTCGACGTGGAGGAGCACCCCGACCACCGCATCCTCGCGACGAACCCCTGCGGCGAGCAGCCGTTGGAGGAGTACGAGGCGTGCAACCTCGGCCACATCAACCTCTCGACGCTCGCCGACCTCGACGCCCCCGACTGGCGCGTCTGGTACGGCGCCAACGGCGACGAGTACGACAGCGAACAGGCGGCCGTCGAGGCGTTCCTCGAGGAGGCAATCGACTTCGAGGAGTTCGACCACCGCATCGAGATGGGGACGCGCTTCCTCGAGAACGTCGTCACGATGTCCGACTTCCCCGTCCCCGAGATCGAACAGAAGGTCCGGGACATGCGGAAGATCGGACTCGGCGTGATGGGTCTCGCCCAACTGTACATCCAACTGGGCGTCCGCTACGGCTCCGACGCCGGCAACCTCATCGCCGAGGAGTTGATGACGCACATCAACCACCAGTCGAAGGCCGCAAGCCACGACCTCGCGGAGGAGCGCGGCGTCTTCAACGACTGGGAAGACTCGAAGTACGCCGACCCCGTCCGCTACGCCGACTGGTTCGAGCAGTACGTCGGCGAGGACCCCCACGACTGGGAGGACGGCTACCCCATCCGCAACCACAACACGACGACCATCGCACCGACGGGAACCACCTCGATGGTGGGCAACACCACCGGCGGTTGTGAGCCAATCTACAACGTCGCCTACTACAAGAACGTCTCCGACGACGTCCAGGGCGACGAGATGCTCGTCGAGTTCGACGACTACTTCCTGCGCGTGTTGGAGGCCAACGACATCGACGTCGACGAGGTCAAACAGGAGGCCCAAGAGCAGATGGCTAGCAACCAGTTCGACGGCGTCGACGGCCTCGACACCGTCCCGGACGCCATCGGCGAACTGTTCGTCGTCACCGGCGACCTCACCGCGAAAGACCACGCCGGCGTGCAGGTCGCCTGTCAGAAGGGCGTCGACTCCGCCATCTCGAAGACGGTCAACGCGCCCAACGACTCCACGCTGGAGGACGCCCAGGAGGTGTTCGAGTACATCTACAAGCACGGCGGCAAGGGCGTCACCTACTACCGCGACGGCACCCGCTCGAAGCAGGTGCTGACGACGCGCGCGGACAACACGGAGTTCGCCGACGAGAGCGAGGCCGCGGAGGCACTCGTCGAGCAGATCTCCGAGGTCTTCGGCGGCATCGAGGGCTTCCTCGAGAACGACGACGTGCAGGCCGCCCTCGACGAGGAGGTGTCGGGCCTGCTCGAATCCGCCGACGCGAAGACGGTCAACATCGACTACACCGAGAAGCGCGCCCGGCCGGACTCGCTGCGCGGCGTCACGCAACTCATCGAGACTGGCTACGGGAAGATGTACATCACCATCAACGAGGACCCCGAGACGGGCGAACCGTTCGAGTTGTTCGCCAACATCGGCCACTCCGGTGGCTTCACCAACTCCTTCACGGAGTCGCTGGCGAAGGTCATCTCGACGGCGCTTCGCTCGGGCGTCGACCCGCGTGAGATCGTCGACGAACTGCAGGGCACCCGGAGCCCCAAGATCGCGTGGGACAAAGGCGAGCAGATTCAGTCCATCCCGGACGCCATCGGCACGGCGATGCGCCGCTACCTCGACGACGAGGTGGAGAAAGGCTACCCCGAGCAGACCAGCCTCGACGAAGTCGGCGCCGACGCGACCGAACCGGAGGCCGACGGCGGTGCGGCCGTCGAGAGCGGGGCCGCCGAGACTGGCGCGCCCGGCCCGGAGGACGCCGGCGACGTCCAGGAGCAAACCGACGCGGTGGACGAACTCATCGCGAACGGCGAGTCGCCCGAGTGCCCCGACTGCGGGAGTATGACGCTGTACTACTCCGAGGGCTGCAAGACGTGCGAGTCGTGCGGTTGGAGCGAGTGCTGA
- the tmk gene encoding dTMP kinase yields MLLTLEGLDGSGKTTAWEALQAVYPDATFTSEPTDTWYGEAVRRSLGEDTDPISDLFLFTADHADHLSRVVKPALADGELVISDRFTDSRYAYQAASLADTEISRPLEYIRGVHSAFTREPDATIYLDVDPETAAARAGASDKFERASFLAEVQSNYERLIDAEPERFVRVDASRSPEEVLDSVERSAEQLIEAHGDD; encoded by the coding sequence ATGTTGCTCACGCTCGAGGGCCTCGACGGGAGCGGGAAGACGACCGCGTGGGAGGCGCTCCAGGCCGTCTACCCGGACGCGACGTTCACCAGCGAGCCGACCGATACGTGGTACGGCGAGGCCGTCCGCCGGTCGCTCGGCGAGGACACCGACCCAATTTCGGACCTCTTTCTGTTCACCGCCGACCACGCCGACCACCTCTCGCGGGTGGTGAAACCCGCGCTCGCGGACGGCGAGTTGGTCATCTCCGATCGCTTCACCGACTCGCGGTACGCGTATCAGGCCGCCAGCCTCGCCGACACCGAGATTTCCCGTCCCCTCGAGTACATTCGAGGAGTACACAGCGCATTCACGCGCGAACCCGACGCGACCATCTACCTCGACGTCGACCCCGAGACGGCCGCCGCCCGCGCCGGCGCGAGCGACAAGTTCGAGCGCGCGTCGTTCCTCGCGGAGGTACAGTCCAACTACGAGCGCCTCATCGACGCCGAACCGGAGCGGTTCGTCCGCGTCGACGCCTCCCGGTCGCCCGAGGAAGTCCTCGACTCAGTCGAGCGAAGCGCCGAGCAACTGATCGAAGCCCACGGCGACGACTGA
- the ilvD gene encoding dihydroxy-acid dehydratase, which produces MSEQHRRDRADDADADAFAGEKDESLRSREVTAGAERAPHRAMFRAMGYDDADLSSPMVGIPNPAADITPCNVHLDDVADAAREGIEQAEGMPIEFGTVTISDAISMGTEGMKASLISREVIADSVELVSFGERMDALVTVAGCDKNLPGMLMASIRTDLPSVFLYGGSIRPGEHEGRDVTVQNVFEGVGTYAEGEMSAEELDQMERHACPGAGSCGGMFTANTMASISEALGMAPLGSASPMAESEERYDVARRAGELALECVAEDRRPSDILSKESFENAIAVQVAMGGSTNAVLHLLALAAEADVDLDITEFDEISRRTPKIANLQPGGTRVMQDLDAIGGVPVVIRRLIEGGYMHGDAATVTGRTMAEEIAHLEEIGQIPADEDIDADFLYTVDDPYSAEGAIKVLTGNLAPDGAVLKVTGDDAFHHEGPARVFEAEEDAMEYVQSGGIESGDVIVIRNEGPRGGPGMREMLGVTAAVVGAGHEDDVALLTDGRFSGATRGPMVGHVAPEAVEGGPIGLVEDGDTVTVDIPERDLSVDLSDDELDARAEAYEPPEPQYTGGVFAKYARDFGSAANGAVTNPKAKRE; this is translated from the coding sequence ATGAGCGAGCAACACCGTCGCGACCGCGCGGACGACGCCGACGCGGACGCGTTCGCCGGCGAGAAGGACGAATCCCTCCGAAGCCGCGAGGTGACCGCGGGGGCCGAGCGCGCCCCACACCGCGCGATGTTCCGCGCGATGGGGTACGACGACGCCGACCTGTCGTCGCCGATGGTCGGCATCCCGAACCCCGCCGCCGACATCACGCCGTGTAACGTCCACCTCGACGACGTGGCCGACGCCGCCCGCGAGGGCATCGAACAGGCCGAGGGGATGCCTATCGAGTTCGGCACGGTCACCATCTCGGACGCCATCTCGATGGGGACCGAGGGGATGAAAGCGAGCCTCATCTCTCGTGAAGTGATCGCTGACTCGGTCGAACTCGTCTCCTTCGGCGAGCGGATGGACGCCCTCGTCACGGTCGCTGGCTGTGACAAGAACCTCCCCGGAATGTTGATGGCGTCCATCCGGACCGACCTGCCCTCAGTGTTCCTCTACGGCGGGTCGATCCGGCCGGGCGAACACGAAGGCCGCGACGTCACCGTGCAGAACGTCTTCGAGGGCGTCGGCACGTACGCGGAGGGCGAGATGAGCGCGGAGGAACTCGACCAGATGGAGCGCCACGCCTGCCCCGGCGCGGGGTCGTGTGGCGGGATGTTCACCGCGAACACGATGGCGAGTATCTCCGAGGCGCTTGGGATGGCCCCGCTCGGATCTGCATCGCCGATGGCAGAGTCAGAGGAGCGCTACGACGTGGCTCGCCGCGCGGGCGAACTCGCGCTGGAGTGTGTCGCGGAAGACCGCCGCCCCTCCGACATCCTGAGCAAGGAGTCGTTCGAGAACGCCATCGCGGTGCAGGTGGCGATGGGCGGGTCGACCAACGCCGTCCTCCACTTGCTGGCGCTGGCGGCCGAGGCCGACGTCGATCTGGACATCACCGAGTTCGACGAGATATCGCGGCGCACGCCGAAGATCGCGAATCTCCAGCCTGGCGGCACCCGCGTGATGCAGGATCTGGACGCCATCGGTGGTGTCCCGGTCGTGATCCGTCGCCTCATCGAGGGCGGGTATATGCACGGTGACGCCGCGACGGTAACTGGGCGGACGATGGCCGAGGAGATCGCTCACCTGGAGGAGATTGGCCAGATTCCCGCCGACGAGGACATCGACGCCGACTTCCTGTACACGGTCGACGATCCGTACTCCGCAGAGGGTGCGATCAAGGTCTTGACGGGCAACCTCGCGCCCGACGGCGCGGTGCTGAAGGTGACCGGCGACGACGCGTTCCACCACGAGGGGCCCGCCCGCGTGTTCGAGGCCGAGGAGGACGCGATGGAGTACGTCCAGTCTGGTGGGATCGAATCCGGCGACGTGATCGTGATCCGCAACGAAGGGCCGCGCGGCGGGCCGGGGATGCGCGAGATGCTCGGCGTCACCGCCGCCGTCGTCGGCGCGGGCCACGAGGATGACGTCGCTCTCCTGACGGACGGCCGCTTCTCGGGAGCGACCCGTGGGCCGATGGTCGGCCACGTCGCGCCCGAGGCCGTCGAGGGCGGGCCCATCGGCCTCGTCGAAGACGGCGACACCGTGACGGTCGACATCCCCGAACGCGACCTCTCGGTCGACCTGAGCGACGACGAACTGGACGCGCGTGCGGAGGCATACGAACCGCCGGAACCGCAGTACACCGGCGGCGTGTTCGCGAAGTACGCCCGCGACTTCGGCAGCGCCGCCAACGGCGCAGTGACGAACCCGAAGGCGAAGCGGGAGTAA
- a CDS encoding sensor histidine kinase, with protein sequence MVQPPAAEPVDDDLHGLRTASRQMARAEDTTEVADAFVNACVRTLGVDLAAVRGYDPRRDALDVVAASDAAGPYLDGWGDHRRGDDDSPAWRAYVTGDPQYVESPDSGTGADPVSYALYLPLGSHAVATVATLDTAGFGDRTRYLLETLASDATAALDAVVDRRGLAGLHDATRLMQCEDDAEVIVAIAVDATEEVLGIPYSNARLRKHDSDAMPVVAVSDAVAKDVGVGDDTADERIAREAFETGSLVVRTDGSEGSTDGSHTPFGVTAVYPLGDHGTLTVALPEGMPLGGRRRELARVLADNTTGALDRAERTARLREQASTIAAQDERLEEFANVVSHDLRNPLNVAKGRLDLGRDRVDDEEVAADLDIASEALDRVADIVDNARMLAVGEEVGETDLLSVAEAATAAWSAVETGDAELLVEAECEVAADPGLFAQLFENAFRNAIEHAGGAPRILVTDTDDGFAIEDDGPGIPPDERGAVFRIGYSGDGGTGLGLGIIARVVEAHGWTVRIEDGSRFGGARFVIEP encoded by the coding sequence ATGGTACAGCCGCCGGCAGCCGAACCCGTCGACGACGACCTCCACGGCCTTCGAACCGCCAGCCGACAGATGGCTCGCGCGGAGGACACTACCGAGGTCGCGGATGCGTTCGTCAACGCGTGCGTGCGGACGCTCGGGGTCGACCTCGCCGCCGTCCGCGGCTACGACCCCCGACGTGACGCGCTCGACGTCGTCGCAGCCTCGGACGCCGCCGGCCCGTATCTCGACGGCTGGGGCGACCACCGCCGCGGCGACGACGACAGCCCCGCCTGGCGAGCGTACGTCACCGGCGACCCACAGTACGTCGAGAGCCCAGACTCGGGAACCGGCGCTGACCCCGTCTCGTACGCGCTGTATCTCCCACTGGGGAGTCACGCAGTCGCGACCGTCGCGACGCTGGATACTGCGGGCTTCGGCGACCGAACGCGCTACCTGCTCGAGACGCTCGCCTCCGACGCGACGGCGGCACTCGACGCCGTCGTCGACCGACGCGGCCTGGCCGGACTCCACGACGCGACCCGACTGATGCAGTGTGAAGACGACGCCGAGGTCATCGTCGCCATCGCCGTCGACGCGACCGAGGAAGTGCTCGGCATCCCGTACAGCAACGCCCGACTTCGCAAACACGACTCCGACGCGATGCCGGTCGTCGCCGTCTCCGACGCCGTTGCGAAAGACGTCGGCGTCGGCGACGACACCGCCGACGAGCGAATCGCACGCGAGGCGTTCGAAACTGGGAGCCTCGTCGTTCGGACCGACGGGTCCGAAGGCTCGACGGACGGCAGCCACACACCGTTCGGCGTCACAGCCGTCTATCCGCTGGGCGACCACGGCACGCTCACCGTCGCGCTTCCCGAGGGGATGCCGCTGGGCGGTCGCCGTCGAGAACTCGCGCGGGTGTTGGCCGACAACACGACCGGCGCACTCGACCGCGCAGAACGGACCGCCCGCCTCCGCGAACAGGCGTCGACCATCGCCGCACAGGACGAACGACTGGAGGAGTTCGCGAACGTGGTGAGCCACGACCTCCGAAACCCGCTCAACGTCGCGAAGGGCCGACTCGACCTCGGTCGCGACCGGGTCGACGACGAGGAGGTGGCCGCCGACCTCGACATCGCGAGCGAGGCGCTTGACCGCGTCGCCGACATCGTCGACAACGCCCGGATGCTCGCCGTCGGCGAAGAGGTCGGTGAGACCGATCTGCTGTCGGTGGCAGAGGCGGCAACAGCGGCGTGGAGCGCCGTCGAGACGGGCGACGCGGAGTTGCTCGTCGAGGCAGAGTGCGAGGTAGCCGCGGACCCCGGCCTGTTCGCGCAGTTGTTCGAGAACGCCTTCCGCAACGCCATCGAACACGCCGGCGGCGCCCCGCGCATCCTCGTGACCGACACGGACGACGGCTTCGCCATCGAAGACGACGGCCCCGGTATTCCGCCCGACGAACGCGGCGCGGTGTTCCGCATCGGCTACTCCGGCGACGGCGGCACGGGACTCGGCCTCGGCATCATCGCCCGCGTCGTCGAGGCCCACGGCTGGACCGTCCGCATCGAAGACGGGTCCCGCTTCGGGGGTGCGCGATTCGTGATTGAACCTTGA
- a CDS encoding PRC-barrel domain containing protein: MDRNHITDDDEGKAVVDSGGRKIGMVTEVKSGVAYVNADPGLTDSIRSKLGWGHADEDDYALEENRIHTVTDDEVRLKDSF; this comes from the coding sequence ATGGACCGAAACCACATTACAGACGACGACGAGGGCAAAGCAGTAGTCGACTCCGGCGGCCGAAAGATCGGGATGGTCACCGAGGTCAAGTCCGGGGTCGCCTACGTGAACGCCGATCCCGGCCTCACCGACTCGATCCGTTCGAAACTCGGCTGGGGCCACGCTGACGAAGACGACTACGCCCTCGAGGAGAATCGCATTCACACGGTCACCGACGACGAGGTCCGACTCAAGGACAGTTTCTAA
- a CDS encoding alpha/beta fold hydrolase: MPTVATNDIETYYQRRGDGPAVVFVHGAIVDHTQWAPQMDALADEYTVVAYDVRGHGRTGGSSRASYSIDLFADDLAALIDALDLDRPVVCGLSMGGCIAQSFAARYPDRLSGLVLVDTFGPTPLTVGERIQRQLLRATIPLVRLVGYPRVEKAMVWLQERISGEGVSGDYARIEAIRESGPLMGTEEFAKVIRALSAFDRTRIDYSHITVPTLALYGENEAGFVVRQMQSLAARLPHARLLVVPHAGHAANLDNESFVDGAIRGHLRRVWPDHDPSHETADTPPSTPEADV; encoded by the coding sequence ATGCCCACCGTCGCGACGAACGACATCGAGACGTACTACCAGCGCCGCGGCGACGGCCCCGCCGTCGTGTTCGTTCACGGCGCCATCGTCGACCACACGCAGTGGGCGCCGCAGATGGACGCCCTCGCCGACGAGTACACGGTCGTCGCGTACGACGTGCGCGGGCACGGACGCACCGGCGGCAGTTCACGGGCGTCGTACTCGATCGACCTATTCGCCGACGATCTGGCCGCGCTGATCGACGCACTCGATCTGGATCGGCCGGTCGTCTGCGGTCTGTCGATGGGTGGGTGCATCGCGCAGTCGTTCGCCGCGCGGTATCCCGACCGCCTGTCGGGACTGGTGCTCGTGGACACGTTCGGGCCGACGCCGCTCACGGTCGGTGAGCGGATCCAGCGCCAGTTGCTCCGTGCGACGATCCCGCTCGTTCGGCTGGTCGGCTATCCGCGCGTCGAGAAGGCGATGGTGTGGCTGCAAGAACGCATCTCCGGGGAGGGCGTCAGCGGCGACTACGCACGGATCGAGGCGATCCGGGAGTCGGGACCGCTGATGGGGACCGAAGAGTTCGCGAAGGTGATCCGTGCGCTGAGTGCGTTCGACCGGACGCGAATCGACTACTCCCACATCACGGTGCCAACCCTCGCGCTGTACGGCGAGAACGAGGCGGGATTCGTCGTCCGACAGATGCAGAGCCTCGCGGCGCGACTTCCCCACGCTCGACTCCTCGTCGTCCCGCACGCCGGACACGCCGCGAACCTCGACAACGAGTCGTTCGTCGACGGCGCGATTCGTGGCCACCTCCGCCGCGTGTGGCCCGACCACGACCCGAGTCACGAGACCGCCGACACGCCGCCGTCGACGCCGGAGGCTGACGTCTGA
- a CDS encoding S8 family serine peptidase — MRGIGATGATLTFSGLASAGDEAAQYVVGGSGDVGTVFEGMEFSVRHVLADGNVAVVTGPAGAGDTLADTSGVTAVSRDVEVELELPEVDAEDASTPGDDAALRDLQWDNDLLETGTAHETTTGEGARIAIIDTGIDLDHPDLGNVNEDLGAAFVANDDVPEVGPGDSGYHGTHCAGIAAATGEEGVVGVAPDAELVPVRVFPADGGATFGDILKGIDYAAEIGADVANFSLGIPGVQEPGVEINQLRSNVQKVFQSAVRRGTVITGSAGNDSGNLQQGGGLTLPNSVPAVITVSATSPADTLSFYSNYGTSDIDVAAPGGWYETIPRTLGETGDPGDVPFPFNGVLSTWPTDLTSSVGLTGYDYISGTSMAAPQVAGLVGLVRSLDPSLNANQVESVIKKGTEGGNGQSDPEFGAGRVNAANTVDLLD; from the coding sequence ATGCGCGGAATCGGAGCGACCGGAGCGACACTGACGTTCAGCGGACTCGCGAGCGCGGGCGACGAGGCGGCACAGTACGTCGTCGGTGGCAGTGGAGACGTCGGCACGGTGTTTGAGGGGATGGAGTTCTCCGTTCGACACGTCCTCGCCGACGGGAACGTCGCCGTCGTGACTGGCCCTGCTGGCGCGGGCGACACGCTCGCAGACACGTCCGGAGTCACCGCGGTGAGCCGAGACGTCGAGGTCGAACTGGAACTGCCGGAGGTAGACGCCGAAGACGCATCCACCCCCGGCGACGACGCAGCACTGCGCGACCTCCAGTGGGACAACGACCTGCTGGAGACGGGGACTGCACACGAGACCACCACCGGCGAGGGCGCACGAATCGCGATCATTGACACAGGGATCGACCTAGACCACCCGGATCTCGGGAACGTCAACGAGGACCTGGGCGCCGCGTTCGTCGCGAACGACGACGTTCCGGAGGTCGGCCCTGGTGATTCGGGGTACCACGGTACCCACTGCGCCGGCATCGCGGCGGCGACCGGCGAGGAAGGGGTGGTGGGCGTCGCGCCCGACGCCGAGTTGGTGCCGGTGCGCGTGTTCCCCGCAGACGGCGGCGCGACGTTCGGTGACATCCTCAAAGGGATCGACTACGCGGCCGAAATCGGCGCCGACGTCGCCAACTTTAGCCTCGGCATCCCCGGCGTGCAAGAGCCTGGTGTCGAGATCAACCAGTTACGCTCGAACGTCCAGAAGGTGTTCCAGAGCGCGGTCCGGCGCGGCACCGTCATCACTGGGTCGGCCGGCAACGACTCGGGCAACCTCCAGCAGGGCGGTGGGCTCACGCTCCCGAACAGCGTCCCGGCTGTGATCACCGTCAGCGCGACCTCGCCCGCCGACACGCTGTCGTTCTACTCGAACTACGGCACCAGCGACATCGACGTGGCTGCGCCGGGTGGCTGGTACGAGACGATTCCGCGGACGCTCGGGGAGACAGGCGATCCGGGGGACGTCCCGTTCCCATTCAACGGCGTGCTGTCGACGTGGCCGACGGACCTCACGTCCAGCGTCGGGCTCACTGGCTACGACTACATCTCCGGAACCTCGATGGCCGCCCCGCAGGTCGCGGGACTGGTCGGTCTCGTACGCAGTCTCGACCCCTCGCTCAACGCGAACCAAGTCGAGAGCGTGATCAAGAAGGGAACCGAAGGAGGCAACGGTCAGAGCGACCCCGAGTTCGGTGCGGGCCGGGTCAACGCCGCTAACACCGTCGACTTGCTCGACTGA
- a CDS encoding lycopene cyclase domain-containing protein codes for MTLVRHGGGPIAVARAYASQVHPVFMLPPVATALFGAALAGQFDPVVALVYATAAFFAVYTAHVKDGFVDFHLRDEDDDHPMTKRGCRLGLAVATAGFLACLVALAVLATPLSVALALPMWLIGYLHAPQFDTNPVTTTLGYPVGIGLCLLGGYAAQTGTLAAAPLSLAAVFVVVLGGVKIIDDAKDYEYDRSIDKRTVAVALGRRRSRSLAIAALAVGLFAVVPLTVTEVLPPASPVASVAFGVVAAIAVGKDSTTATMLLVRGAYLFLAGLLVAVFFRPLAGIPLPDITVLGPYTYLATEVLFGSAALALLVWAGRAATWRAARTVAVVYPVAYVWDWYTLEVGVFSIPMRTGIELLGIPLEEHIFMIVVPALVLGIHETLHPRSARAEKESDAK; via the coding sequence ATGACACTCGTCCGTCACGGCGGCGGACCGATAGCCGTCGCCCGCGCGTACGCCTCCCAGGTCCACCCGGTGTTTATGCTCCCGCCGGTGGCGACGGCGCTGTTCGGGGCGGCGCTCGCCGGGCAGTTCGACCCCGTCGTGGCGCTGGTGTACGCGACGGCGGCGTTCTTCGCGGTGTACACCGCTCACGTGAAAGACGGCTTCGTCGACTTCCACCTGCGCGACGAGGACGACGACCACCCGATGACCAAACGTGGCTGCCGCCTCGGCCTCGCGGTCGCGACGGCTGGATTCCTCGCGTGTCTCGTCGCCCTCGCGGTCCTCGCGACGCCGCTGTCGGTCGCGCTTGCGCTCCCGATGTGGCTCATCGGCTACCTCCACGCGCCGCAGTTCGACACCAATCCGGTGACGACGACGCTGGGCTACCCCGTGGGAATTGGGTTGTGTCTGCTCGGTGGCTACGCCGCGCAGACTGGGACGCTCGCGGCCGCACCGCTCTCTCTCGCCGCCGTGTTCGTCGTCGTCCTCGGCGGGGTGAAGATCATCGACGACGCGAAAGACTACGAGTACGATCGCTCCATCGACAAGCGGACGGTCGCGGTCGCACTCGGTCGGCGGCGCTCGCGCAGTCTCGCGATCGCGGCGCTGGCGGTCGGCCTGTTCGCGGTCGTCCCGCTGACGGTGACCGAGGTGTTGCCACCGGCGTCACCAGTTGCCAGCGTCGCCTTCGGCGTCGTCGCCGCGATTGCGGTCGGCAAAGACTCGACGACGGCGACGATGCTGCTCGTTCGCGGCGCGTACCTCTTCCTCGCGGGACTGCTCGTCGCCGTGTTCTTCCGACCGCTCGCGGGGATTCCGCTCCCGGACATCACCGTCCTCGGCCCGTACACCTACCTCGCGACGGAGGTGCTGTTCGGGAGCGCCGCACTCGCGCTCCTCGTTTGGGCGGGCCGCGCCGCGACGTGGCGGGCGGCACGGACCGTCGCGGTCGTCTACCCGGTCGCGTACGTCTGGGACTGGTACACCCTAGAAGTGGGCGTCTTCTCTATCCCGATGCGAACCGGCATCGAACTGCTGGGGATTCCGCTCGAAGAGCACATCTTTATGATCGTTGTGCCGGCGCTCGTGTTAGGAATCCACGAGACGCTGCACCCACGGTCGGCGAGAGCCGAGAAAGAGAGCGACGCGAAGTAG